The DNA sequence aatatttggacgaaaatattagataaaaaaataatacagcaataattaaaataatattttttttattttaaaattaggtattaaattagatattttgaaaattatagaaattattaaaaaaatttacgggtaaaaaataaaacagaagaTGTTACGCCGAACCAGTGTGGGATTAGTCCAACCGCGTTTCCAAACACTACCAAAAAAAAGTTGTGCAAAGCGCTTGCCTTCCTCCCCTTTCATCTCATCGCGACtgaactctctctctcagGCAAGAGACTTCTCGCGGATTTCCAGGTTAGAATTCGAAGCAATCGAGTCCCGAATCAACAATCAAAGTTCCGAGAATTcgcatatttcaattttttctggAAGCAAAATAGTTGATTCTGTTTTGTGAGAACTGTATGATTAGTTAGCGTATAATCGATTTTAGGGAATTTCGTTTGTATTACCCATACTTCGATGAATTTCCGAACTGTGAAATTCAAGATTATGTGGAGAATTGATGAACGTTGTTTGTGAATGAGCGGAATTCAAGTTCTGTATTGATTTGTTACTGGCATTATGTTATTTAGACACTGTTAATTTCTCATTGATCATATGAGTAGTTTGTAACTTCATGAACAAGATGATAATCTGTCATAGAtgttttcttataaaattttccatGTGATGAGTTGGATGCATGTTTGTGAGTTTCAGACTGCGGCGGTGGAGGCTGGATTTTTTGAAGTGTTGAtccattatttattgtttcaaGATGGTGAGTAGTTCATATCTCTCTCTatctttgtttgaatttaAGTGATTCATACCTTAAAAGATGAACTTGTTCCCATCCAATAGTCAAGAATTCTTGACGGTATGAGGTGGAACAATATGTTCTTCCTGAATACCTGGATTCGGTGCCAAAGAATTCCAAAGAATTTCCTGTTGCTACCATATAGTATTCATCTTGACTTGGGTATTCGGTGCCAAAGAATTCCAAAGAATTTCCTGTTGCTACCATATAGTATTCATCTTGACTTGGTGATAAATAAAACATCCACACTTCTTTTTATCTCTcagaaatttcataaaatggAGTTTCTAGAGATCCCCAATGAACAATCCTTGCACAATGcttttattgtaatttctCTGATTTAACTTGTTTAGTTTACAAGCACGGAAAACTCGAAGAAGGCCTGTCATAAAATTTGTGCTTTTATCTGAAGTATACTTTTTTTTCCGGAGCCTGTGCTGAATAATTTTCAGTTACTACTATCTTGTTGAATTTACCTTCTAATTACGTCCTACTGTTTCCATATATTTCTATGTAATTCTCTGTTTGTTCTAAACTATGTCATAAATTCAAGGTGAAATTATTTGCCTAGTAAACAGTAGAACAAAGGCGTTAACACTTGGTTTAAGAGTGGCCAGTTTGATAGTCGAATGAGAAACTTACTGTCAGCAATGTACAGGGTCATGTGGTGGAGATCATCTGTTATAATGTTTCTAGTAAGTCAGTGGCAAATATACTTAGTCAGTATGAGGGTGGAAATTCTTTCAAAGTAGGATTCATTTTACTCCAGTTAACGAAGAGTTCGATTTTCTTGAAAGATCAAACATTCTTCAGAACTTTCTTTAATGAGAAGTACAGGCCTTTTTGTGATATATACAGTTCAAAGTTTCTAGTTGTAGTGCTTTATGCAGTGATCTTTGCTATCACTCAACTTCTTTGATCAATTTAGACCGGGTGTGTTTTtttgttaggaaccacgaatcTCCTATTGGACAATGTAGTGCTTTATGCAGTGATCTTTGCTATCACTCAACTTCTTTGATCAATTTAGACCGGGTGTGCtttttttgttaggaatcacgaatctccacactagtatgatattgtccactctgagcCTAAgttcttatggctttgcttttggtttccccaaaagagctcataccaatagagatgtattcgttactcataaacccatgatcatccccttaatcaGCGAATGCGGTTCTCCCTCCccataatcctcaacaatcctcccctcgaacaaagtataccatagagcctcccctaaggcctatggagcccttgaatagcctccctttaatcgaggctcgactccttctctggagccctcgaacaaagtacaccctttgttcgacacttgagtcacttttgactacaccatCGAGACccacaatttctttatttaatacttgaagattctattgacatggctaagttaagggcatgacttatgttaggaatcacgaatctccacaatggtatgatattgtccactctgagcataagctctcatgactttgtttttggtttctccaaaagatctcataccaaaagagatgtattccttacttataaactcatgatcatccccttaattagccaatgtgggattccCTCCCTGTAATCCTCAACATTTTATAATCTCCTTCGGCAATAGAACTCTCGTCTCCCTGGCCTTTGGTTTGTTTGATTAAATGCTGTGAAATCAAATCTTGTCTCAAGAAACCTACAAAGGATATTGGGAAGATGTGGTGTTTAGATTCTATTAATTGCCAACACTTTTTTCTGACTGATATTCTATTTCTCAAATTGGTTTCTTTGGTTTGTCTCTTCTCTTGGCTTTGAcacatttatattttctctcacttcattcttcttcatctgTTGAGTTATGGGATCAGTTCTACGTTTGTTTGCATTTGGTAAGCTTTGTGcatgttattttatttgttcattaGTTTTTATTGCATCATATCAAACCAAAATAAGTAAATTCGgttctctgtctctctcttttttcaaataagaTACAGAGAGGGTGTtataaaataccaaaaaaaaaaaaaaaaaaaaNtttttgttaaaaatacaTACCATATGGACCTGAGTACTAACAACTTCAATTGATTCACAATTTCCAATTGACTGTGACTTTTCAGTATGTTTGTTATGCCATATTTATGTATAGGCCATGTATATCCGAATCAAGCGCCATAAGACAACCTACTTTATCCAGTGCGATCCAATTGAGACAACTTTAAACATCAAGCAAAAATTAGAGTCCCTTATTGATCAGCCAATTGTTGATCAGCGCTTGATCTTGGTGGGAAGCGGGGAAGTATTGGAGGATTCAAAGACACTGGCCGATCAGAAGGTATGccttaaattcataaatttactACATTTGGTCATCAAGCATCGGATATTCTGGAAATATTAAGGTGAAGACAATACGACAGCTGCGGCTCTAACTAATATTTGCTATGTATTTCCAGGTTGAAAATGATGCAGTTGTGGCTCTAACGTTGCGAAAAGGTTTTCTTCTACCCaccccaacatttttttttttgtgaactTCTTACACGTTTTCTGCTTAGGGACTGAATTATTTGAGGGTGGATTTTTTCATAGTCATGCTCAAATTACAGGTCTCAGTCCTTTAACTTTTAAGCTTATGTCTTAATAAGTCATTCAACTTTCAATAGGTTACTGAACTTCAAAAGTATCGaataaatctctaaattttcaattttgcatTTAATAAGTTCCATCCCAACAATTTTGTGAACTTCTGACgagtttttaaaagtatattttctGATTAGGGACTGAATTAGTTGTGAGCGTAGACTTTTTCATAGTTATGATCTTGCTTAAATTTCaggttttagtttttgaacaacctttttttagtttttgaacaACCTTccattttatgtctaataggtTGCTGAACTTGAAAAGTGTCGTTTTCctcaaactttcaattttgtgttagtaagcttgaaaattttagaacatCTCGATTAAGTCAAAGAACTATTAGACgcaacattaaaaatttagtgacCTATTAGAAGCATTCAATTTTAGAATGTATTAGGCGTTCTTTAAAGCTCAAAGAATTATcatacacaaaattgaaagttgatTGATCTACATTAGTTCATAGACTAAATATGAAACTTATGATCTTCTttgttggatttggatttaAAATATGGAACTCTGTCTCATCACGCATTTTCTTGATCACTTTCCCTTCTTTGTGTAGATGATAATGAGTTCGAGGAGATCGACATTGTCAGTACAAACGATTTCTACCAATCTCGTGAAGCCGATTCTGGGAATTGGTAAGGACCGAAAGTTTTCTTCTACTATGTGTGGTAGTTTATGATGTTCAGCCATCAAGCTTGTGgtgtattattgaaataacTGTTCTATCAGTTGGATGGAATTGAAAATGATGCATAAGAAAGTAGACTTCATGCAGGATTAGATATCGTAACTCCATGCATTCTCTTTGTTCAGTTGCATTGCTGATTGAACTCATTCATGCATTGCTACAAgttctataatatatatgagtTGAGAATTTTGTTAGGacctttttaatttcctttaaaCTATATgaatttggtttttatttGACTCTCTTTCTTATTCATATGATCTTCACTGTGGTGCTGgtttcaaaatactgaaataAATGTGagttttgatgtttttgttaggaatcacgactctccacaatggtatgatattgtccactttgagcataagctctcatggctttgctttgggctttttaaacccatgatcttccactaaattaaccaatgtgggacacactcccaataatcctcaacaatcctcccctcgaacaaagtatactataagcctccccttaatcgaggctcgactcatttctctggagctctcgaacaaagtacaccctttgttcgacactttagtcacttttgattaCACCTtggaggctcacaattctttgttcaatatttgaggattctattgacatggttaagtttagggcatgactctgatactatgttaggaatcatgactctccacaatggtatgatattgtctactttaagcataagttctcatggttttgctttgggcatccccaaaatgcctcataccaatagagatagtattcctcacttataaacccgaTCTTCCACtgaattaaccaatgtgggactcactcccaataatcctcaacaatccaaCCGTTCTTAATTGATTGTTACATGTTTtgcaaccaacgtgggactcactctcaataatcctcaacaatccaaccgtttttaattgattatctatgatatttttaggtctgttttattactatttagctttctttttcaaggttattgaaaattttgtttgatggggtttttttttttttttttcacaacatttttcatttttatttttaaaaaatattcgaaTTCTTAGTCTATGTTCGAAAACTCAAAgttattcaagaaaaaaaaaatttgttttaaatgttgatagtacatttaaaagaaaaaaaatcaaatcaaatagcTATGTTTTTTAGGAAGTGAGTACCCGGTTGGGTTTCTTCCAAGTCGGAGCCTCTTATTTTACCTTCTCCCAATCGGGCTAGAAGGGAACCCTCCCTAAGGTACCCCTTCTCCAGCGACCACGGAGAAGAGTCCCTTCTAATTGATGAAAGACCAAGCAAAGCTCGGGTGGAATTTCAAATGATGGGAGACTTAGTTTCAGAATGGATGGAGTAAATTAGAGATAACCCTATAATCTAAGTCTTTTGGCATAATACcgccataaaaataaataaaaaaataaaaagtttcctctccctctcctctagctatatttatttctatgttgttcttattttttatttttagaaatcggaagattaatttttaagttaaatgataaatttaatctttgaactttcaaatttatgtctatttgatctttgaactttaaaacgtgtctaactttaaaagaatattacgTAATTCCTCACGGaacttaaattttaggttttttatctactattttttaaaatttataattgtaaGTTTTATTAgacatcaaatttaatattatttaattttatatacaacataatagttactttcttttttaatgttttcaaataattaagaatttatgtcttttaaagtcaaaattaatatatttgaaaatgtatcatacactttttaaaacttgaaCATGAAACCAAacttaatttaacttaatttttaatataaattttatgtttattgcAAGCTTTGTAAAATAACGACCTAAATTAATGGAGggattctaattttcttttatgggagtttaattaaatgattagATATATGCGTAACGTGCTAATAAAACGTTGGGTGTAAGtagtacttttttttttttttttttttttttttttttttNCAGTAGTTATTTACATGGTAATTTTTAGTACTTAGTATAAGATTGGGCGGTGTCAAGCGCCTTTGGACGATGAAACATGCAAGGTGGGGTGGAGCtaggtgtcacaatcgcactttaacgacagcgg is a window from the Cucurbita pepo subsp. pepo cultivar mu-cu-16 chromosome LG07, ASM280686v2, whole genome shotgun sequence genome containing:
- the LOC111798058 gene encoding uncharacterized protein LOC111798058; its protein translation is MAMYIRIKRHKTTYFIQCDPIETTLNIKQKLESLIDQPIVDQRLILVGSGEVLEDSKTLADQKVENDAVVALTLRKDDNEFEEIDIVSTNDFYQSREADSGNW